Genomic window (Procambarus clarkii isolate CNS0578487 chromosome 64, FALCON_Pclarkii_2.0, whole genome shotgun sequence):
gtgtgctggtggcttggtgagGCGCTGTGGCcaggtgctggtggcttggtgagGCGCTGTGGCcaggtgctggtggcttggtgagGCGCTGTGGGCAGgtgtgctggtggcttggtgaggcgctgtggccaggtgttggtgacTTGGTGAGGCGCTGTGGGCAGgtgtgctggtggcttggtgagGCGCTGTGGGCAGGTGCTGGTGGCTTGTTGAGGCGCTGTGGGcaggtgctggtggcttggtgagGCGCTGTGGGCCAGgtgtgctggtggcttggtgagGCGCTGTGGGcaggtgctggtggcttggtcaggtgctggtggcttggtgagGCGCTGTGGCcaggtgctggtggcttggtgagGCGCTGTGGGCAGGTGTTGGTGGCTTGGTGAGGCGCTGTGGGCCAGgtgtgctggtggcttggtgagGCGCTGTGGGCAGgtgtgctggtggcttggtgagGCGCTGTGGGCCAGgtgtgctggtggcttggtgagGCGCTGTGGGCAGGTGTTGGTGGCTTGGTGAGGCGCTGTGGGCCAGgtgtgctggtggcttggtgagGCGCTGTGGGCAGGTGTTGGTGGCTTGGTGAGGCGCTGTGGGCAGGTGTTGGTGGCTTGGTGAGGCGCTGGTGGCTTGGTGAGGCGCTGTGGGCAGgtgtgctggtggcttggtgagGCGCTGGTGGCTTGGTGAGGCGCTGTGGGCAGgtgtgctggtggcttggtgagGCACTGTGGGCAGgtgtgctggtggcttggtgagGCGCTGTGGCcaggtgctggtggcttggtgaggcgctgtggccaggtgtgctggtggcttggtgaggcactgtggccaggtgtgctggtggcttggtgagGCGCTGTGGGCCAGgtgtgctggtggcttggtgaggcgctgtggccaggtgtgctggtggcttggtgagGCGCTGTGGGcaggtgctggtggcttggtgagGCGCTGTGGGcaggtgctggtggcttggtgagGCGCTGTGGGCAGgtgtgctggtggcttggtgagGCGCTGTGGGcaggtgctggtggcttggtgagGCGCTGTGGGCAGGTGTGCTAATGGCTTGGTGAGGCGCTGTGGGcaggtgctggtggcttggtgagGCGCTGTGGGCCAGgtgtgctggtggcttggtgagGCGCTGTGGCcaggtgctggtggcttggtgagGCGCTGTGGGCAGgtgtgctggtggcttggtgagGCGCTGTGGGCAGgtgtgctggtggcttggtgagGCGCTGTGGGCAGgtgtgctggtggcttggtgagGCGCTGTGGGCAGgtgtgctggtggcttggtgagGCGCTGTGGGCAGgtgtgctggtggcttggtgagGCACTGTGGGCAGgtgtgctggtggcttggtgagGCGCTGTGGGCAGgtgtgctggtggcttggtgagGCGCTGTGGGCAGgtgtgctggtggcttggtgagGCGCTGTGGGCAGgtgtgctggtggcttggtgagGCGCTGTGGGCAGgtgtgctggtggcttggtgagGCGCTGTGGGCAGgtgtgctggtggcttggtgagGCGCTATGGGcaggtgctggtggcttggtgagGCGCTGTGGGcaggtgctggtggcttggtgagGCGCTGTGGGCAGgtgtgctggtggcttggtgagGCGCTGTGGGcaggtgctggtggcttggtgagGCGCTGTGGGCAGGTGTGCTAATGGCTTGGTGAGGCGCTGTGGGCAGGTGTGCTAATGGCTTGGTGAGGCGCTGTGGGCAGGTGTGCTGGTGGCTTGTGAGGCGCTATGGGcaggtgctggtggcttggtgagGCGCTGTGGGcaggtgctggtggcttggtgagGCGCTGGACAATCACATGACGGGGAAATTAGGATGTTATATTTTGTCTTATATTTTACTCTTTAAGTTGTTGCAATCTAAGACTGTTGGTACATGTTAAATTTATTGATAATAGTTTGTGTAATTGGCCTTTCGACTGAATCGATTTACCCGAGTGTTAATCTATCTACTGGCCTCGACTGGGACAGAAAGCTGGCAGCTGTCAAGAGGCCCCCCATTTTTCCTGAAATTTTTTTCCAACTCTATTTTCAACTGcagtaatattttgacatttaaagCTTTAGGGAttgggcagttccatgggtttataaccctgtaagGATGAAAAGCATCTGTTTTCTCTTCTACATTGATACTTATCTCGGAATGAATGAGCAAACTGAAGGCAAACACCTTAATTTTTGCTGCTTAACCTGTGACTATCATGGCAAGGCCCTAAGCAATGACCAAAGCACTGCCGTTGAAAATACAAATGAGAAAAATGAGAACAAAAGGAAGAGTACTGGTGATATAATAAAAGAactacgtgggggggggggaggtcagaaGGTAATAAAGGCActacaggaggggcagaaagttaTGGAAACAGTTTTATGGACTTTCAGCAGTCACCGAATAGAAATCATCTAAGCATGATTCCTGTGGTCAACCAGGAGAACCTGGAGGGTAATCAGATACTCTGGGAGAACACTGATTGCAAGCAGAGTTGAGGATAGGGACAAAGTTGCTTTAGTGTGTACAAGGCTTTGAataggaaaaaaataaaaaaataatctcATTATAAGGAACTTGCAAAACAAGAAGATAAGAATGATCAGGAAATCATTTAAACAAAGATAGAAAAATTGATAGGCAAGGAGGAGGATTTCACCATTTCCCAGATAGGGAGGGTGGATTAGCCTGAGACAAATCTGGTATGCATAACCATTGCAAATTTTGAATGTAGTAGAAGGATACTCAGAAATGCATATGAACTAAAAGATCTAGGAGGGTATAACAAAGTTTACATCTCTCCAGACTTTACAGTAGAACAGCAAAACAATGTCAAAGTACTAAGAGACAAacttataaatgtataaactaaaAAAGCTAAGAAATGTAGCCCAGTACAATGACTCGAAGCTAAGGAGAAGGCCAGTGATTGTGAATGTGGATGGAGGAGAGGACATAGTCCTTCACCCAACCGGCCAGAACTAACCTTGTACATGGAAAAATAGTGTGCAAAATTCTGGAGCAGTCCCCCAGCCCTCTCGGAACAAAGTCAGTTTGAATTGCTTCTACACGAATGCATTTGTGTAGAAGCATAATGTCAACcattattttttgactagttgtatatgaaaagggttagcCTGCATAAGATCCAAAGTTGTTCTGTGTCTATATAAGCagtaaaaccaaaacaaaggACTTTGTAGGATCCCTAAAGGATGTGACCAACCAAGTTATAATTGATGCTAAAAAGGCATCCAATACATTGAATGAATATATACTCTATATCAGTGTTCATGCTAAAGAGTTTAGACAACATTCCTTCCAATACCTACACAGATGTTTGAAGcaggtgaagagaatgaattaatGGGTATCCCCCATAACATGCAATATAATCAGGAAGAGCATCGATAAACTAAAAGATTCAGACTCTAGGTGTGGACGGAATTCAATCCAACGTTATTAAGGAACTAGCTGTTAAACTATGTGTACCATTGAAATTTCTTTTCAGAAATCTCTAGACTAAGGTATAGTTCCCCTAGCTAGActagaaatatataaatattacacctatttaaaaaaaaaaggcagCAGGAGCTCAGCAGAAAATTACCATGCGTTCAGTTTGACCTTGCATATCAGCAAGGTCAAACTGCTGATATGATACTGCTGAGAATATTAACTGCTTGATAAACTGCTGATATTCTCTCCACGACCTTGACCTTGTCAAGGTCGTGGAGAGAATTCTAAGGAAGGTAATCATCCATCATTTTACTGTGAACACACTAGTAAAATCTAGCAAGCTCgtagaaagaagaagaaagaatttgcagtctccgtggtgtagtggtaagacactcgcctggcgttccgcgagcgctatgtcatgggttcgtatcctggccggggaggatttactgggcgcaattccttaactgtagcctctgtttaacgcaacagtaaaatgtgtacttggatgaaaaaacgattcttcgcggcaggggatcgtattccagggaccataggattaaggacttgcccgaaacgctacgcgtactagtggctgtacaagaatgtaacaactcttgtatatatctcaaaaaaaaaaaaaaaaaaaaaaaaaaaaaaaaaaaaaaaaaaaaaaaatccttagaGGGGGGAATCAATAACCATCTGTGAATAATCTAATAAGATACAGTAGCTCAATGTAACATGGTTTTGTTAAAAATaaatcctgccttacaaacctggTCACATTTTTGGAAATGATGACCAGCTACTGTATTCAGATAAGACTTCCAGTGGAGGTAGTATATGTGCACCTTGCAAAAGTTTTTGATAATGTTCAACAtgagactggcaaggaaattataAGCACATGGAATAAATTATAGAATACTAAAATGGATAAAAcaaatggttaaaacaaagaaagcaaAGGGTCATCCTTAATGGTAATGAATGCCACGTACTGTGTCTTTATATACTGTACTGGGTATTTGTCAAATATGTGAAAAGACATGCTCATAGTTTTCTGTGGAGAGTCCCTTTGGCTCactggagctataccgggctgatgtgtatataagaccgtggcaacagtcaatcgatggagttcttagtctaccggggaccacgagccagaacctcgccccccctcagagaggcacgaggagcaatggcccataaaccaacccgttctcgcaaatttaataagtcaatattgacttattaaatatgtgcataggtgacatacttaacataatagatacccttaaaaagattcatagaaaacaccgaccttacctaacctacttagtatgttaagataagcatcttattgcttcgtaattacaattattacctaacctataataggtataggttaagtaataattgtaattacgaagcaataagatgcttatcttaagatactaacaaggttaggtaaggttggtgttttctatgaatctttttaagggtatctattatgtttagtatatcacctatgcacgtagttaataagtcaatattgactttacgaatttgtgagaacgggttgcataaacaCATGTTGTGTAAGCAgtctgtctgccatctaccaggtcaggcacccagaaaggtaggaatcccaaaacaaactacagctggttaaaaattgcaaaccgaaagccgaacgagcagGCTGAACccccaatcagaaaacaagcaaacaagcatgacgtcatcacagcTGTTGCACTGCTGTCTGCACAGTTccgccctccccaggagggggaaggggggagcccccagACCTTCCTCACCGGCTACCCAACTCCAGTTCTGAGGTTGTTGTGTTGGGTGTCGGTCGATCGACCCTGGCTCCAATCCTTGagcagtgctgtgccttgtggtcttgtgctctggtgtggtggtgtgcgagccaggtGTAATTCCAGAAGTATTGGGTGGTTCATGtgcctagggtcaccttccctaggtgccctgtatgtACTGCCCTTGCAGTTTGGGGTTGTCTTCCACAAACTGTTCTGGGACTGCCTCTGCAGGGTTCTTTTGCTGATTGGTGATTGCCCACCCTTGGGTTCAGCCGGGGTTTTCTTGCCACTGTTTGACCTTGGGTAGAAGGTAGTAACGTCGCTGATAGGTgcacaaggtactgtgcagctgccTTATAATTTGCATAGCGGCTGGTTTTGTTCCTCCTAGAGACGTGGTTTTGTGGGGTgtttcttttttgttttgttttgcctggtgtGGCTGTACGACCCCTTGTGTTATTTGggtggccctccactaggtccccATGATtgcacacgtcgcaggggttcagcattttgtttgtttgGTAGTTCTGGGATAACTGGTTAGTAGTACCCTGCCTGgacttcccttagcagtcagcctaagggccctggaaactcCCATTGGGGCTCAGTGGTCCGATGGAGGAGACCTCAGAGTCCCACCTCgttttgtgcgagtttgaaggttactctgtcctcttgtctcagggtgacacactGTTTTTGCCTCCTCCATGCTTAATGTTGCGAaccatcaaattgttcgcaacgtaaaggcgcacattttaaaactagtcccaacataatagcacaataaatagaattttaacaaatattttaaaattttgaccaaaaacgtatttataatctttcaagtgtttggacatcaagtttcatgttacatctttcattttggtatcaaattgtgcgcagtcTAAAAGTGCTTATTTTGAAAGTATCCCGAggtcgatcggataaaaaattGTCTTTTACAAATATTTTTGGAGTGGACAAAAGTCCTGTCCACGGCTAGGACTAGAGAGAAAAAAAGTAGACGTGATCGGTGTCCAAAGCGAGCGATAGTGTTAATGACACTTAATGCCTGTTGGGAACATTTGTTAATTGAGTGAATGGGCTTATAATTTGCTTAAATACTTGATGTGTTATTTAATTGCTCACAGAGCTTTTTCAATGTTTTTCAGGGCTAAAAGGGTGCATGAGGATGGCGGCGTGTGTGGGGCTCTTACCCCCCACCCAGGGTGCCCCATCCTCTCTGAGTAACGACACACACCGCTATGCCTGCAAGTCTTATGCTAACAAGCTTTTACAGAACCTTTGTACACTATGGCATTCACAACATTTTTGTGATGTTGAAATATCAGCTCAAGGATTTGTTGTGAAGGTGAGAGTTTTGTCATTAGTAGTTATAGTTAATAGAACAATAGTGTTGAATTCAGAATGTCAGCTCATATAATTGAAttaatttaatgaaaacaaaCTTTGACTAGGTAAATAAGCAACTGAA
Coding sequences:
- the LOC138354681 gene encoding proline-rich protein 36-like — translated: MITFLRILSTTLTRSRSWREYQQFIKQLIFSAVSYQQFDLADMQGQTERMRLTKPLAHLPTAPHQATSTCPQRLTKPPAHLPTAPHQATSTCPQRLTKPPAPAHSASPSHQHTCPQRLTKPPAHLPTAPHQATSTPAHSASPSHQHTCPQRLTKPPAHLPTAPHQATSTPAHSASPSHQHTCPQRLTKPPAHLPTAPHQATSTPAHSASPSHQHTCPQRLTKPPAHLPTAPHQATSTWPQRLTKPPAHLAHSASPSHQHLPTAPHQAISTPAHSASPSHQHLPTAPHQATSTPAHSASPSHQHLPTAPHQATSTCPQRLTKPPAHLATAPHQATSTPGPQRLTKPPAHLATVPHQATSTPGHSASPSHQHLATAPHQATSTPAHSASPSHQHTCPQRLTKPPAPHQATSTPAHSASPSHQRLTKPPTPAHSASPSHQHLPTAPHQATSTPGPQRLTKPPTPAHSASPSHQHTWPTAPHQATSTPAHSASPSHQHTWPTAPHQATNTCPQRLTKPPAPGHSASPSHQHLTKPPAPAHSASPSHQHTWPTAPHQATSTCPQRLNKPPAPAHSASPSHQHTCPQRLTKSPTPGHSASPSHQHTCPQRLTKPPAPGHSASPSHQHLATAPHQATSTPAHSASPSHQHTCPQRLTKPPAPHQATNTCPQRLTKPPASAHSASPSHQHTCPQRLTKPPTPAHSASPSHQHLPTAPHQATNTCPQRLTKPPTPAHSASPSHQHLPTAPHQATSTPAHSASPSHQHLPTAPYQATNTCPQRLTKPPAPPHSASPSHQRLTKPPEYNKSCNREV